The Streptomyces luteogriseus genome includes a window with the following:
- a CDS encoding non-ribosomal peptide synthetase, translating to MTSQYGTGPQGDTHTPSVTDVVTSVWASVLRIDRPNPDANFFALGGNSLQGARMVGRLREELGIRIPLSALFESQTAAELAARIEDLRGDAPRTGVTVPPFTERTGGTFHAPASFAQQRLWVEEHILGPSSRYNVPAAVEIEGDLDVAALRLALQTLVDRHEPFRTAIRAVGGVPHQVVEAAVELPLEIVDLQGEPDEQREQVLVDRIGASAQRPFDVERGPLLRAELYRLEDQWHVLLVNMHHAITDIHSFELAVAELLELYATAAKGTVPPAEPPALQYADFAAWQRRTVGDAAFDAQLEYWKECLRGPLPVLDLPTDLTPQGSPSGRGATVAVELPRAVSRRIRELARQNDATPFMTVLTLVAALLHRYSGQTDIVVGTPSANRDLPELEGMLGYFLNTLAVRCDLSGDPTVLELLGGVRERTLGAYAHQDVPFERVVNAVATDRSGLQSLFRVMLAFQQELPSPQLPGLTVTDVDLDRNAAKFDLVFSVTETETTYRVALEYNTDLFVEDRAWRILDHFRTLAADAVAAPTKRLSGLQVLPEEEQRQIESWSRARCGPYPTDTFLHHMFEEQVRRTPGAVAVESGDARVTYGELNRRADLLAAALMERGVSTDHLVGLCAEPSVDLLAGILGILKAGAAYVPIDPLAPVDRMTHLVEDSGLRVLVTTAELHPQLPGVALDGVDVVHAGTAGPVGDEGAAPGARCPEAAVDPAQLVYLMYTSGTTGRPKGVGLPHTAVTPWMRWAQDIRPIGEGTRVVHNLAYHFDWSVEQMFHALTSGACLVMLPLDVRADPEATARFVNEHDIHMLYLTPTQMRALTGVGVTLPTLRHVSLGGENLSGDLVARIREVVSPECLVWNEYGPTETAGVALAGRMGHAAEDRASMPLGELVSNASCAVVDRWGNQQPIGVPGELLVGGDGVARGYRNRPGLTAERFAPDPARPGRRLYRTGDTVRWLPGGEMEFLGRTDHQVKIRGVRVELEEIESVLRGHPGVANAVVVLEPGERLVAYLVPAPQGGPDDPELRSYLAPKLLAVMQPAVFVRLDTMPTSATGKVDRARLPRPTDQPPAEVVVVPPSTETEHAVAAVWSEVLKLDVVDVNTTFFELGGDSLTLLSVVERLRRSQDLEIPVRAVVDTPTVAGLAARIDTLRWTLGSRETSVDTTGARELGEL from the coding sequence ATGACCTCGCAGTACGGGACCGGCCCGCAGGGCGACACGCACACCCCCTCCGTCACGGACGTCGTGACCTCCGTGTGGGCGTCCGTGCTGCGCATCGACCGCCCGAACCCGGACGCGAACTTCTTCGCCCTCGGCGGCAACTCGCTCCAGGGCGCCCGGATGGTCGGCCGGCTCCGTGAGGAACTGGGCATCCGCATCCCGCTCAGCGCGCTCTTCGAGAGCCAGACGGCCGCCGAACTGGCCGCCAGGATCGAGGACCTGCGCGGGGACGCGCCACGCACCGGCGTCACCGTCCCGCCGTTCACGGAGCGGACCGGGGGGACCTTCCACGCACCGGCTTCCTTCGCCCAGCAGCGCCTGTGGGTGGAAGAGCACATCCTGGGCCCCAGTTCCCGGTACAACGTCCCCGCCGCCGTGGAGATCGAGGGAGACCTCGACGTCGCGGCTCTGCGCCTGGCCCTCCAGACGCTGGTCGACCGGCACGAGCCGTTCCGCACCGCCATCCGCGCTGTCGGTGGCGTACCCCACCAGGTGGTCGAGGCCGCCGTGGAACTGCCCTTGGAGATCGTCGACCTTCAAGGCGAGCCGGACGAACAGCGGGAGCAGGTCCTCGTCGACCGGATCGGCGCCTCGGCGCAGCGGCCGTTCGACGTCGAGCGGGGCCCGCTGCTGAGGGCGGAGCTGTACCGGCTTGAGGACCAGTGGCACGTCCTGCTGGTCAACATGCACCACGCCATCACCGACATCCACTCGTTCGAGCTCGCGGTGGCGGAGTTGCTGGAGCTGTACGCGACGGCCGCCAAGGGCACCGTCCCGCCGGCCGAACCGCCGGCCCTGCAGTACGCCGACTTCGCGGCCTGGCAGCGCCGCACGGTCGGCGACGCCGCGTTCGACGCGCAACTCGAGTACTGGAAGGAGTGCCTGCGCGGCCCCCTCCCCGTGCTCGACCTGCCCACGGACCTCACCCCGCAGGGCTCCCCGAGCGGCCGGGGCGCGACCGTCGCGGTGGAGCTGCCACGGGCCGTCTCGCGCCGCATCCGGGAACTGGCCCGGCAGAACGACGCCACGCCGTTCATGACCGTGCTGACTCTCGTCGCCGCGCTGCTGCACCGGTACAGCGGCCAGACGGACATCGTGGTGGGCACCCCCAGCGCCAACCGGGATCTGCCCGAACTGGAAGGCATGCTGGGCTACTTCCTGAACACCCTCGCCGTACGCTGCGACCTGTCCGGCGACCCGACGGTGCTGGAACTGCTCGGTGGCGTACGCGAGCGGACGCTGGGAGCGTACGCGCACCAGGACGTCCCGTTCGAGCGGGTGGTGAACGCCGTGGCCACGGACCGCTCCGGGCTGCAGTCGCTGTTCCGGGTCATGCTCGCCTTCCAGCAGGAGTTGCCGTCGCCGCAGCTGCCCGGCCTCACCGTCACCGACGTCGACCTGGACCGCAACGCGGCCAAGTTCGACCTGGTGTTCTCGGTGACCGAGACCGAAACCACCTACCGTGTGGCGCTGGAGTACAACACCGACCTCTTCGTCGAGGACAGGGCGTGGCGGATCCTCGACCACTTCCGCACGCTCGCCGCCGACGCGGTCGCCGCGCCGACGAAGCGCCTCTCGGGCCTGCAGGTTCTTCCCGAGGAAGAGCAGCGGCAGATCGAGTCCTGGTCGCGGGCCCGCTGCGGTCCGTATCCGACGGACACGTTCCTCCACCACATGTTCGAGGAGCAGGTGCGCAGGACGCCCGGAGCGGTGGCGGTCGAGAGCGGCGACGCCCGGGTCACCTACGGCGAACTGAACCGGCGCGCGGACCTGCTGGCGGCCGCGCTCATGGAACGCGGCGTCTCCACGGACCACCTCGTGGGGCTCTGCGCGGAACCCTCGGTGGACCTCCTGGCCGGCATCCTCGGCATCCTCAAGGCGGGGGCGGCCTACGTGCCGATCGACCCGCTCGCCCCCGTGGACCGCATGACCCACCTGGTCGAGGACAGCGGGCTGCGCGTACTGGTGACCACTGCCGAGCTGCACCCCCAGCTGCCCGGCGTCGCGCTCGACGGCGTGGACGTGGTGCACGCCGGGACGGCGGGACCCGTCGGGGACGAGGGCGCCGCACCGGGCGCGCGGTGCCCCGAGGCGGCCGTGGACCCGGCACAGCTCGTGTACCTCATGTACACCTCCGGGACGACGGGCAGGCCCAAGGGCGTCGGACTGCCCCACACGGCCGTCACCCCCTGGATGCGGTGGGCGCAGGACATCCGGCCCATCGGCGAGGGCACCCGGGTCGTGCACAACCTCGCGTACCACTTCGACTGGTCCGTGGAGCAGATGTTCCACGCGCTGACGAGCGGGGCCTGCCTGGTCATGCTGCCGCTGGACGTGCGCGCGGACCCCGAGGCCACGGCCCGGTTCGTGAACGAGCACGACATTCACATGCTGTATCTCACGCCCACCCAGATGCGGGCACTCACAGGCGTCGGCGTCACCCTGCCGACCCTGCGGCACGTCTCCCTGGGCGGCGAGAACCTGAGCGGCGACCTGGTCGCCCGCATCCGCGAGGTCGTGTCGCCCGAGTGCCTCGTCTGGAACGAGTACGGCCCCACGGAGACCGCCGGTGTGGCGCTCGCCGGACGCATGGGCCACGCCGCGGAGGACCGCGCCTCCATGCCGCTCGGGGAGCTCGTCTCCAACGCCTCCTGCGCCGTCGTGGACCGCTGGGGCAACCAGCAGCCGATCGGCGTCCCCGGCGAGCTGCTGGTCGGCGGCGACGGCGTGGCCCGCGGCTACCGCAACCGTCCCGGCCTGACCGCCGAACGCTTCGCCCCGGACCCCGCGAGGCCCGGTCGCCGCCTCTACCGGACGGGCGACACGGTGCGCTGGCTGCCGGGCGGCGAGATGGAGTTCCTCGGCCGCACCGACCACCAGGTCAAGATCCGCGGCGTGCGGGTCGAGCTGGAGGAGATCGAGTCCGTGCTGCGCGGCCACCCCGGCGTGGCGAACGCGGTGGTGGTCCTGGAGCCCGGCGAGCGGCTCGTCGCCTATCTCGTACCGGCCCCGCAGGGCGGCCCGGACGATCCGGAGCTGCGCTCGTACCTGGCACCCAAGCTGCTCGCGGTCATGCAGCCCGCCGTCTTCGTCCGGCTCGACACGATGCCGACCTCGGCCACCGGCAAGGTGGACCGGGCCCGGCTGCCCCGGCCCACCGACCAGCCCCCGGCCGAGGTCGTGGTGGTCCCGCCGAGCACCGAGACGGAGCACGCCGTCGCCGCCGTGTGGAGCGAGGTGCTGAAGCTCGACGTGGTCGACGTGAACACCACCTTCTTCGAACTGGGCGGAGACTCGCTCACCCTGCTGTCCGTCGTGGAACGGCTGCGTCGATCCCAGGACCTGGAGATCCCGGTGCGCGCCGTCGTGGACACTCCGACCGTCGCGGGACTCGCCGCCCGGATCGACACACTGCGCTGGACCCTCGGGTCTCGGGAGACCTCCGTCGACACGACCGGCGCGCGCGAGCTGGGTGAGCTGTGA
- a CDS encoding CocE/NonD family hydrolase gives MSESVVDLLLSLRAQGIALWAEHGKLRFDAPAGAMTPALRERLVARRAEIVAFLAEADLAERSTVRIAMTDGVGLAADLYRPKREGVVTEEPLPVVWCHERYRRAEHVSGGVLTKLDSQPWLKELLRHGYVVAVVDVRGGGASEGTRPVEFDPQEARDAHTVTEWLAEQPWSTGRVGMFGMSYSGISQLLAAGTAPPHLAAIVPQMAMFDLYAFLRPGGVFRDDFARNWAETVRRLDTEAGVAAAGDPDIHGLVAEHRLNARVFEQAAALEFRDSTDRASGLALYEHINPAAALADISASGVPVCHLTGWYDVWVRDTTLWYRNLTNPQRLVIGPWSHNKWSDEDIAREHLRWYDHWLKGIDNGVTGERPVRYFTMSAPTGTEWRTASRWPPPHVRPRAFHFHEGPAGTVSSANDGLLLAEDETGAAPADGADAYEVDYSATTGRTSRWSDGYGGGFRYDLTANDRKALTYTSPVLTEDLEVTGHPLVHLWVTSTHPDGEFFVYLEEVDEKGDSHYVSEAVIRASHRGLGTPPYDGMGLPYHPGTAESVAPLPGEPVELVADMHPTSNVFVAGRRLRISVTCCDRDNAHVPQRDPVPVVRVHRGPGHPSRVVLPVAPRL, from the coding sequence GTGTCCGAAAGCGTCGTCGACCTGCTGCTGTCCCTGCGCGCGCAGGGCATCGCCCTGTGGGCCGAGCACGGAAAGCTGCGTTTCGACGCCCCGGCCGGAGCGATGACCCCCGCCCTGCGGGAGAGGCTCGTCGCGCGCAGGGCGGAGATCGTGGCCTTCCTCGCCGAAGCCGACCTGGCCGAGCGCAGCACCGTGCGGATCGCCATGACCGACGGTGTGGGCCTGGCCGCCGACCTGTACCGCCCCAAGCGTGAGGGCGTGGTGACCGAGGAACCCCTGCCGGTCGTCTGGTGCCACGAGCGTTACCGCCGGGCCGAGCATGTCAGCGGAGGTGTGCTGACCAAGCTGGACAGCCAGCCCTGGCTCAAGGAACTCCTCCGTCATGGCTACGTGGTCGCCGTCGTCGACGTCCGTGGCGGCGGCGCGTCGGAAGGCACCCGCCCCGTCGAGTTCGACCCCCAGGAGGCCCGGGACGCCCACACGGTGACCGAATGGCTGGCGGAGCAGCCCTGGTCCACCGGACGCGTCGGCATGTTCGGCATGTCGTACTCGGGGATCAGCCAGCTGCTCGCAGCCGGTACGGCGCCCCCGCACCTCGCGGCGATCGTCCCGCAGATGGCGATGTTCGACCTCTACGCGTTCCTGCGCCCCGGTGGGGTTTTCCGGGACGACTTCGCACGCAACTGGGCCGAGACCGTCCGCAGGCTCGACACGGAGGCGGGCGTCGCCGCTGCGGGGGACCCGGACATACACGGGCTCGTGGCCGAACACCGCCTCAACGCCCGGGTGTTCGAGCAGGCAGCGGCGCTGGAGTTCCGGGACAGCACGGACCGGGCGAGCGGCCTTGCCCTGTACGAGCACATCAACCCGGCCGCCGCACTTGCGGACATCAGCGCCTCCGGCGTCCCCGTGTGTCACCTGACCGGCTGGTACGACGTCTGGGTGCGCGACACGACGCTCTGGTACCGCAACCTGACCAACCCCCAGCGCCTCGTCATCGGCCCCTGGAGCCACAACAAGTGGTCGGACGAGGACATCGCCCGTGAACACCTGCGCTGGTACGACCACTGGCTCAAGGGCATCGACAACGGGGTCACCGGCGAACGGCCCGTCCGGTACTTCACCATGAGCGCACCGACCGGTACCGAGTGGCGCACCGCGAGCCGGTGGCCGCCGCCCCATGTGCGGCCCCGGGCGTTCCACTTCCACGAGGGCCCGGCCGGCACCGTCTCCTCCGCCAACGACGGACTGCTGCTCGCCGAGGACGAGACCGGGGCCGCCCCTGCCGACGGCGCCGACGCCTACGAGGTCGACTACTCCGCCACCACCGGAAGGACCTCGCGCTGGTCCGACGGGTACGGCGGCGGGTTCCGCTACGACCTCACGGCGAACGACCGCAAGGCCCTGACCTACACCTCGCCGGTGCTGACCGAGGACCTGGAGGTCACCGGCCATCCCCTGGTCCACCTGTGGGTCACCTCCACCCACCCGGACGGCGAGTTCTTCGTCTACCTGGAGGAGGTGGACGAGAAGGGCGACTCCCACTACGTGAGCGAGGCGGTGATCCGCGCCTCCCACCGCGGCCTGGGCACACCCCCGTACGACGGCATGGGCCTGCCCTACCACCCGGGGACGGCGGAATCGGTCGCACCGCTCCCCGGCGAACCGGTGGAACTCGTCGCCGACATGCACCCCACGTCGAACGTCTTCGTGGCCGGCCGCCGACTGCGGATCAGCGTCACCTGCTGCGACCGCGACAACGCCCATGTGCCCCAGCGGGACCCCGTGCCGGTCGTGCGGGTCCACCGGGGCCCCGGCCATCCGTCGCGGGTGGTCCTGCCCGTAGCGCCCCGGCTGTGA
- a CDS encoding alpha/beta fold hydrolase, with protein sequence MNTEVEARREAVVRAWRETLESDPASDDEDFFEAGGNSLLAVQLQRRLTEALGHRVPLRHIHDHPTVRGLLGLRPPRQPRPAHPEAAGASVLNLYCLPYAGSSARMYEPWKTRLPSSVAVTPLELPGRGARWPEHAKSELEPLLDDLAGTMEEAHHAPYAVFGHSFGGILAFELVRHLRALGFPPPRRLLVSGCPAPHLATPAETTYDLSDEEFTQRLRRLRGTPEELLENEELMELYIPILRADYTILDHYKAPPAEPLDCPVSVFYGRGDEDAGRDVTQPWSAYSGGPMTIEEIDGDHFFLRDAEDELLTKMARHLEVPRPGNP encoded by the coding sequence ATGAACACGGAAGTCGAAGCACGCCGCGAAGCCGTAGTGCGGGCCTGGCGCGAGACGCTGGAGTCCGACCCCGCCTCGGACGACGAGGACTTCTTCGAGGCCGGGGGCAATTCCCTCCTCGCGGTGCAACTGCAGCGCCGTCTGACCGAGGCCCTCGGCCACCGGGTGCCCCTGCGCCACATCCACGATCACCCCACCGTCCGCGGTCTCCTCGGCCTGCGACCGCCCCGGCAGCCGCGTCCCGCGCACCCGGAGGCGGCCGGCGCATCCGTCCTGAACCTGTACTGCCTGCCGTACGCCGGCAGTTCCGCCCGCATGTACGAACCGTGGAAGACCCGGCTGCCGTCGTCGGTGGCCGTCACCCCGCTGGAGCTGCCGGGACGCGGTGCCCGCTGGCCCGAGCACGCCAAGTCCGAACTGGAGCCCCTGCTCGACGACCTCGCCGGGACGATGGAGGAGGCGCACCACGCCCCCTACGCCGTCTTCGGACACAGCTTCGGGGGCATCCTCGCCTTCGAACTCGTCCGCCACCTGCGCGCGCTGGGGTTTCCGCCGCCCCGGCGCCTGCTGGTCTCCGGCTGCCCGGCACCCCATCTGGCCACGCCCGCCGAGACCACGTACGACCTCTCGGACGAGGAGTTCACCCAGCGGCTGCGGCGGCTGCGCGGTACCCCCGAGGAACTCCTCGAGAACGAGGAGCTGATGGAGCTGTACATCCCGATCCTCCGGGCCGACTACACCATCCTCGACCACTACAAGGCGCCCCCGGCCGAACCGCTCGACTGCCCCGTCTCCGTGTTCTACGGACGCGGGGACGAGGACGCCGGACGGGACGTCACGCAACCGTGGAGCGCATACAGCGGCGGACCCATGACGATCGAGGAGATCGACGGGGACCACTTCTTCCTCCGGGACGCCGAGGACGAACTGCTCACGAAGATGGCACGGCATCTGGAGGTCCCGCGGCCAGGCAACCCGTGA
- a CDS encoding LLM class F420-dependent oxidoreductase, protein MSYPPSAARPVRVGVQIQPQYCSYAEIRRAVARYEELGVDILFNWDHFFPVYGPADGEHYECWTMLGAWAEATSRVEFGPLVSCNSYRNPDLLADMARTVDHISDGRLILGIGAGWNEKDYDEYGYEFGTPGSRLTALGEGLERIERRWQRLNPAPTRKIPVLVGGNGERRTLRLAARYADIWHGFGDPGQLAHKHSVLDAWCAEIGRDPAQIERSTRVFRRSPDEVGRDLVDVGTRLIQLVAQSPNFDPAPVKDWLDFRDDVNKSLVAS, encoded by the coding sequence ATGTCCTACCCCCCTTCCGCCGCCCGGCCCGTCCGCGTCGGCGTGCAGATCCAGCCGCAGTACTGCTCCTACGCCGAGATCCGCCGCGCCGTCGCCCGGTACGAGGAACTCGGCGTGGACATCCTGTTCAACTGGGACCACTTCTTCCCCGTCTACGGCCCCGCCGACGGCGAGCACTACGAGTGCTGGACCATGCTCGGCGCCTGGGCCGAGGCGACCTCCCGCGTCGAGTTCGGCCCCCTGGTGAGCTGCAACTCGTACCGGAACCCCGACCTGCTCGCGGACATGGCGCGCACGGTCGACCACATCAGCGACGGGCGCCTCATCCTCGGCATCGGCGCCGGCTGGAACGAGAAGGACTACGACGAGTACGGCTACGAGTTCGGGACGCCGGGCAGCAGGCTCACGGCCCTGGGCGAGGGACTGGAGCGGATCGAGCGGCGGTGGCAGCGGCTCAACCCCGCGCCCACACGGAAGATCCCCGTCCTCGTCGGCGGCAACGGAGAGCGCAGGACCCTGCGTCTGGCCGCCCGGTACGCCGACATCTGGCACGGTTTCGGCGACCCCGGCCAACTGGCGCACAAGCACAGCGTCCTCGACGCATGGTGTGCCGAGATCGGCCGTGACCCGGCGCAGATCGAACGGTCGACCCGGGTGTTCCGGCGGAGCCCCGACGAGGTCGGCAGGGACCTCGTGGACGTGGGTACGCGGCTCATCCAACTCGTGGCGCAGTCACCCAACTTCGACCCGGCACCGGTGAAGGACTGGCTGGATTTCCGGGACGACGTCAACAAGAGCCTCGTCGCGTCCTGA
- a CDS encoding thioesterase II family protein encodes MTTLVRPFVHRPHASMRLLCLPHAGGGASAYRGWATELPDGIELWAVQPPGREDRVMTPPLAHMDDLLNDLVPAVVPLLDRPFALFGHSMGAVVAWELARALQQLEAGSPVRLFVSGSVPPQIRDVPERPLHTLSDDELCDRLREWGATPEAVLADPELMALFLPVIRADLAVVESRVHRTEPLLTCPVTAYGGTEDGSVGSDVLARWGEVTTGPSNCRMFPGDHFFPHSARSAVLADITDRLGADSLYGKAGTA; translated from the coding sequence ATGACGACCCTTGTCCGGCCGTTCGTCCACAGGCCCCACGCGAGCATGCGGCTGCTGTGCCTGCCCCACGCCGGAGGTGGTGCCTCGGCGTACCGCGGGTGGGCGACCGAGCTGCCCGACGGCATCGAGCTGTGGGCGGTCCAGCCGCCCGGCCGGGAGGACCGGGTCATGACCCCGCCTCTCGCCCACATGGACGACCTGCTCAACGACCTGGTGCCCGCCGTCGTCCCGCTGCTGGACCGGCCGTTCGCCCTGTTCGGCCACAGCATGGGTGCCGTGGTGGCGTGGGAGCTGGCCCGGGCGCTGCAACAGCTCGAAGCCGGCTCGCCGGTACGGCTGTTCGTCTCCGGCAGTGTGCCGCCGCAGATCAGGGACGTACCGGAACGGCCGCTGCACACCCTGTCCGACGACGAGCTCTGCGACCGGCTCAGGGAGTGGGGCGCGACCCCGGAGGCCGTGCTCGCCGACCCGGAGCTGATGGCGCTGTTCCTGCCCGTCATACGAGCGGACCTCGCCGTGGTCGAAAGCCGTGTCCACCGCACCGAACCCCTGCTCACCTGCCCCGTCACGGCCTACGGCGGTACCGAGGACGGCAGCGTCGGCAGCGACGTGCTGGCGCGGTGGGGCGAGGTGACGACCGGGCCCTCCAACTGCCGCATGTTCCCCGGGGACCACTTCTTCCCGCACTCCGCGCGCTCGGCCGTCCTCGCGGACATCACCGACCGGCTCGGCGCGGACTCGCTCTACGGAAAGGCTGGAACGGCATGA